ATTTAATTGAAATCGTGCTACGGTGAGGTTTATTTAGATGGAATTAAACTGTTTGATGACTTGATTTAATTGTCTAAAGTCTAATTTTCCATGGCTTGATTTCAAATGATGAACTATTGCCAAAGACTTTTTTAAGCGAGATTCAGGATTTTTGACCTTTGATACTAGATACACTAAACTGCGTTGTTTACCCATGGTCAAACTCCTGAAATAGCTATTTCCTTCTTCTTCTTGATCTAACAAAACCTGTAATTCTTCAGGCATTTCATGTCCAAATTCACTTTCATCAGGAGTAAGTCTGACCTGAATATCTTTCCCTTCCTGAAGCATCAGATCTGCCCGCAATTTTTGATTGATCAAAATATACCAATATTCTTTAGCCTTCATCAATCCCATGGGATTTGGGCCTTGATTGGAAATCCAAACCAAAATTCTACGCTGATTTTTTGCCAAAAGCGATAAAGATATAGCCTCAGGAATTGGAATATGATATTGCCAATGGTTGAACTCAAACGACTCCAATTTTCCAAAAAATTCAAATTGATTTTGCATGGCTGATTTGTCCTCTTTTCTCTCGAATACCAAGCTTTTAGCACTTATTCGAAGTTTTTCAAAATAAAATTTTACAAAAATTAACTGGAAATAGGGAAACCCAAATTTATTTTTTCCGTGAATTTATGAGTGCTCAGATATATTATTCTTTAGAGCAATTAATTAAATGTTGTTTAACCACTAAATACTACCATTATGAATCGTACGACAAAATCATTGCTTTGGATAGGAGGAATTACAGCCGGTGTATTGGCTGGAGTTGCTCTAGTTAAAAACCGAGACAAGTTTTCTTCAGAAAATGAAAAAATGACCAAATGGCTCAGCGATCTAAAGAAAACACTCGAAGATAAAAGTAGAAAAATGGTGGATTCCGGTTCGAAGGCTATTCAAAACGGAACCAAAGCTTTTCAAAAAGCCTGACCTTTAAGCGAAAAATTAAACCAACTATTCCGCAAATTAAGCCGTGGCAAATGCTACGGCTTTTTCTTTTTGAGCAGTTTGATAACTTGTAGCCCATTAGCAAAAACATCCTCATGCAACCTGTATCAAAACTTCCTCATATTGGAACTACCATTTTTACCATCATGTCCAAAATGGCTACGGATGAGGGAGCTATCAACCTTTCCCAAGGATTTCCTGGCTTTGGTGCAGACCCAGTTTTATTGGAATTAGTTGCCAACTATACTAAGAATGGGTTTAATCAATATTCACCCATGTCTGGAATCCCAGGATTGCGGGCGGTATTGGCAGAGAAAACTAAAATTACGCAAGGCTATCTCCCTAATTCTGAAGACGAGGTGACAATTGTTTCAGGAGCAACAGAAGCTATTTTTTGTGCTGTTACTGCTATCATTGAAGAGGGAGATGAGGTGATTGTGCTTGAACCAGCCTATGACAGTTACGAACCTGCTATTACCTTAAATAAGGGAATTCCAATTTACGTACCCTTAAATCCCTTTGATTTTTCTGTGGATTGGGACAAAGTCAAAGACGCTATTGGTCCAAAAACTAAAGCAATTATGACTAATTCCCCACATAATCCTAGTGGCTATGTTTGGACCAAAGAAGATGTTGATACGCTTGCTGAACTAGTTCAAGAGACCCGAATTTATATCATCTCAGACGAAGTTTATGAACACATCACCTTTGATAATCGTCCACATTTTTCGCTCGGTGCTCACCAAGATCTTCGGGATCGAACATTTGTCTGTGGTTCTTTTGGAAAAACCTTTCATGTAACGGGTTGGAAAATTGGGTATTGTATTGCTCCCAAACCGCTGACTCTAGAGTTTAGACGAATTCACCAATACGTCACCTTTAGTACTGTGACACCCATTCAATTTGCATTGGCTGAATATTTGGAAGTTCCTGATCGCTATCTCTCTATTCCAGCTTTTTATGAACGAAAAAGAAATGTCTTTGCTGAAGGTCTAAAGCAAACCGAGCTGGAATTTGTCCCAAGTCAAGGCAGCTTCTTTCAGGTAGCAAGGTATGGTCACCTTTCCAAGATTTCAGATCGGCTATTGGCTGAACGGATGACCAAAGAATTAAAAGTGGCCTGCATTCCCGTATCTGTGTTTTATTCAACCAAAAAAGATGATCATCTCATTCGCTTCTGCTTTGCAAAAGAGGAATCTGAATTACAAGAAGCTTTAGAACGATTAAAAAACCTTCAAAATTTATGGTTATGAAATGGAATAGCAGATTGATCTGCCTTTTTCTTTTAATCCTTGGATTTCACACTTCTGCACAAAGTCAAGAGACTACTTGGTCTAATTGGAAAAAAGAACGTGTCGAAGAACTTACCAAAGAGGATGGCTGGCTTAATTTAATCGGATTACTCTGGCTAGACCCATCCAAACCCTATTTCAATCAGATTACCAGTGATAGTTTGGCGCTCTCCGAATCCATGAATGAAACCACTATTGGAAAGTTTGTAATACAAGAAGACTCAGTTTGGTTTGATTTTAACGAGAAAACAGATCGATCCAATTCAGCCTTGGTTTATCCTTTGGAATATGGAAAAGGGGGAGGAGCATATTATTCCCATTGGAAATGGACCGTAATCGAGCGGGGAGGAAAAAATGGCGTGAGGCTTAGAGATCTTGAGCATCCTGCACTAAAAAATTTTCAGGAATTGCCCTATTATGACTATGATTCAAGATTTCAAGTTCAGGCCTTTTTTGAACCCAAATTCAATCAAACAGTCCTTATTCCAAATGTCCTAGGCCAATTGATTGAATGGAAGGTAATGGGCTATCTATCATTTGAACTGGAGGGAATTAAGCAATCTCTTATGGTCCTAGATGAATTAGGGAAATTCTTCGTCATTTTCTCAGATGAAACAAATGGACATGAAACCTATCCAACAGGCAGATACCTCTATGTAGATTATCCCAATGCCTCAGGTTGGACCACAATCGATTTTAATTACGCATACAATCCTCCCTGCGCCTTTTCATCCTTTGCAACTTGTCCTATTCCTCCAAAAGAAAACCGAATGAATCTCGAAATTTTGGCTGGTGAAAAAAGCCCAGAAGGGCATTAAAAAAGCCATCTTAAAAGATGGCTTTAAATCTATTTTCCAGTGAACCTTAGGATAGCGCCTTCTGACAAAACTCGAGGCATTTCTGTACTTCCTTGACAGCATCTGAACCTTGAGGGACTTGATACTCCAATTCAATAGTCGCAGGGAATTGATACTTGTTCTTTTGCATCAATTTAAGAATATCTCCAATCGGAGTATCGCCAGTACCCCAAGCCAAGTTTCCTTTTCCATTTGCAGGTGTTTGTCGGTCCTTGGTATGCATGCTCAGGATTCTTCCATGTTGCTTTTGAATTAGCGCGATCAAGTCGGTATGACCTGCCGCAATGTAATGTCCAGCGTCTAGGTTTAGTCCATTTTTGGTACTCTGAGCAAGCGCCGTATCCCAAAATGAAAAGGTTTCTTGCTCATGACCATGATAGCCTACTGACATGCCATATTGCTCCCCGAGTTTTCCAAGTCGAAGGGTTTGTTCATCATCAGAAGGATGCTCTAACGTCACATGACTTGCCCCTAATGCTTTAGCAGCTTTCATTCCGTAGGCAACTTCTAGATCAGAATTATTTTTACCAAAAGCACTTGGTTTAAAGGCATAAATTGAAACTCCTTTGTCTTGGTACATTTTGCGCATTTGCTCAAATTTTTCCATTGGAGCATTTGCCCTCCAAGCTGCAACTTCCTTAGTATAAGAAGCAGACTGTGCCTGAAGATCAGCCAATTCTTTAGACTCATCTTCCGTTAAAGTTTCACTTCTACGTTGCTTTCCACCTAATTGGAAAATTCGCATCCGATTGAAACTTGGGCTTGGCATTCCTGCAAAATTTTCCGCAGGATCACCCATCAATTCGATGGAAGAAATTCCTGAATCAAGAACATATTGAAGGGTAGCTTCAGCACTTTGATCAGGCATGGATCGGAAAGAATAAGTAATACATCCGATCTGAACACCATTAATCAGGGAATTGGGTTTATTGAATGACTTAATCAAGGCAGGAGCACCTTGAAGCCAAGATGGCGCTGTAACTAAGCCTGCGATTCCAAGGGCTGACTTTTGAAGAAATTCTCTTCTATTTTTCATGAGTTCGGGTTTATGGTTTGACTAAGGAATTTACCCTTTATCTGAATGAATTGTGTTTTTATTCCGATAATATGGTCAGAGATGGGTTATATGGCAAAAATTTAATTTAAACGAAGTGCCTTCATTCATTCCCCTTCACTTATCTCGAATAACCTGCATTGATGGAAAGCCCTATCAAAAGTTGGAGCCATTTTATCATTTTTGATTTGTAATTAAATTTTAAAAATCTTCCTATGAATCGTCTTCGTCATTGGTTTGCATTACTCTTAACTCTTGGGATTTTTCAACCTGTTTTTGCTCAGGATAATTCTTTGCTTTGGAAAATTAGTGGCAATGGATTGGCTAAGGAGTCTTATCTATTTGGTACGATCCATTTGATCTGTAAGGAAGATTTTAAATTTGACCATACCGCTAAAAAGGCACTTGAACAAGCAGATCAACTTTGGCTCGAATTGGATTTGGATGACTCGACTCTTTCAGGACAAATGCAGCAATTGTCGATTAGAGAAGGTATGCGAAATATGTCTGAAAAGATAACTCCAGAAGATGCCAAAGTCTTGGATGATTATTTTACAACAAATTACGGCGTTGGGCTAGCCCAATTGGGGGTTCTAAAACCTTTTGTCCTCGCTACCATGGTTTTGATGAAAGAAATCCCCTGTACAGAAACCGAAAACTTTGAATACCACTTGGTGTCCTTGGCCAAAGAACAACAAAAACCCATTGAAGGTCTGGAGACCGTTGCTTTTCAAATGAGTGTTTT
Above is a window of Algoriphagus sanaruensis DNA encoding:
- a CDS encoding YdeI/OmpD-associated family protein; protein product: MQNQFEFFGKLESFEFNHWQYHIPIPEAISLSLLAKNQRRILVWISNQGPNPMGLMKAKEYWYILINQKLRADLMLQEGKDIQVRLTPDESEFGHEMPEELQVLLDQEEEGNSYFRSLTMGKQRSLVYLVSKVKNPESRLKKSLAIVHHLKSSHGKLDFRQLNQVIKQFNSI
- a CDS encoding methionine aminotransferase, which encodes MQPVSKLPHIGTTIFTIMSKMATDEGAINLSQGFPGFGADPVLLELVANYTKNGFNQYSPMSGIPGLRAVLAEKTKITQGYLPNSEDEVTIVSGATEAIFCAVTAIIEEGDEVIVLEPAYDSYEPAITLNKGIPIYVPLNPFDFSVDWDKVKDAIGPKTKAIMTNSPHNPSGYVWTKEDVDTLAELVQETRIYIISDEVYEHITFDNRPHFSLGAHQDLRDRTFVCGSFGKTFHVTGWKIGYCIAPKPLTLEFRRIHQYVTFSTVTPIQFALAEYLEVPDRYLSIPAFYERKRNVFAEGLKQTELEFVPSQGSFFQVARYGHLSKISDRLLAERMTKELKVACIPVSVFYSTKKDDHLIRFCFAKEESELQEALERLKNLQNLWL
- a CDS encoding DUF1684 domain-containing protein, giving the protein MKWNSRLICLFLLILGFHTSAQSQETTWSNWKKERVEELTKEDGWLNLIGLLWLDPSKPYFNQITSDSLALSESMNETTIGKFVIQEDSVWFDFNEKTDRSNSALVYPLEYGKGGGAYYSHWKWTVIERGGKNGVRLRDLEHPALKNFQELPYYDYDSRFQVQAFFEPKFNQTVLIPNVLGQLIEWKVMGYLSFELEGIKQSLMVLDELGKFFVIFSDETNGHETYPTGRYLYVDYPNASGWTTIDFNYAYNPPCAFSSFATCPIPPKENRMNLEILAGEKSPEGH
- a CDS encoding sugar phosphate isomerase/epimerase family protein, with protein sequence MKNRREFLQKSALGIAGLVTAPSWLQGAPALIKSFNKPNSLINGVQIGCITYSFRSMPDQSAEATLQYVLDSGISSIELMGDPAENFAGMPSPSFNRMRIFQLGGKQRRSETLTEDESKELADLQAQSASYTKEVAAWRANAPMEKFEQMRKMYQDKGVSIYAFKPSAFGKNNSDLEVAYGMKAAKALGASHVTLEHPSDDEQTLRLGKLGEQYGMSVGYHGHEQETFSFWDTALAQSTKNGLNLDAGHYIAAGHTDLIALIQKQHGRILSMHTKDRQTPANGKGNLAWGTGDTPIGDILKLMQKNKYQFPATIELEYQVPQGSDAVKEVQKCLEFCQKALS
- a CDS encoding TraB/GumN family protein, which produces MNRLRHWFALLLTLGIFQPVFAQDNSLLWKISGNGLAKESYLFGTIHLICKEDFKFDHTAKKALEQADQLWLELDLDDSTLSGQMQQLSIREGMRNMSEKITPEDAKVLDDYFTTNYGVGLAQLGVLKPFVLATMVLMKEIPCTETENFEYHLVSLAKEQQKPIEGLETVAFQMSVFDSIPESLQIQELVTMIQDNSAADDFRGLIEMYLSQEVEKLWAEMTDEGMFASYRSLLLDQRNQKWVEKIMRETKESSLFIAVGSGHLAGDQGVINLLRNQGYILEPIYSNAN